The Mesorhizobium opportunistum WSM2075 DNA window CGCCGCGCTTCTCGCCGAACCGGCAAGAGATCACCTACATGTCCTATGAAAGCGGCCAGCCGCGGGTCTATCTCCTGCAGATCGAGACCGGGCAGCGCGAACTCGTCGGCAACTTCCCCGGCATGACGTTCGCGCCGCGCTTCTCGCCCGACGGCCAGAAGGTGATCATGAGCCTGCTGCGCGACGACGGCAATTCCAACATCTTCGCCATGGATCTGCGCAGCCGCTCGACGACGCGGCTGACCAACTCGACCGCCATCGACACCTCGCCTTCCTATTCGCCGGACGGCAGCAAGGTCGTGTTCACATCCGACCGCGGCGGCCGCGCGCAGATCTACGTGATGGGCGCGGACGGCTCCGGCCAGACCCGCATCTCCTTCGGCGACGGCGTCTATTCGACGCCGGTGTGGTCGCCGCGCGGTGACCTCATCGCCTTCACCAAGCAGACCGGCGGCGAATTCCAGATCGGCGTCATGAAGACCGACGGTTCGGGCGAGCGCATCCTGTCGTCGGGCTTCCAGCAGGAAGGGCCGACTTGGGCGCCGAACGGCCGCGTCCTGATGTTCTTCCGCGACGCCAATGGCGGTCCGAAACTCATTTCGGTCGATCTCACCGGCCGCAACGAGCAGCCGATCCCGACTTCGAATTTTGCGTCCGATCCGGCCTGGTCGCCGCTGCTTGAGTAGGGGAATTGAAGAACCGAGGAATTGAAGAACTGAGGAATTGAAGAACTGGGGAATGGAGAAGCAGGGAGGCTACGTTGGGCGCGCCAAGGACCTCGAGGTCTACAAGCGGGCCTATGCTGTTTCTCTCGAGATTCACAAAGCCACCCTTGCCTTTCCAAAGATCGAGCAATATGCGCTCGCCGATCAATTGCGCCGATCAATTGCGCCGTTCGAGCAAGGCGATCTGCGCCAATCTGGCTGAGGGGTTTGCCAAACAACCTCACTCCAAAGCTGAATTCGCGCGGTTCATTTCAATGGCGATGGGATCATGCAGCGAGGTGGAGACGTGGATTTCCTACGCATCCGACCTTGAGTACATCTCGAAGACACAACTCGACAGGTGGCAGCAGTTCTATAGCCATATCTACGGGATGCTGGTGAATCTCAGAGCAGCGCTGAAGTGACCTCTTTCTCCAACTCTTCAATTCTCCAGTTCTTCAATTCCCCTTTTTCCACGCCTTCGTCGCGTTTTGGCCGTATTTCCGCCTAGGGTCCGCGCCAATTGTGACCCCGGGGATGACAGCTGCGGACGGGTAGCTAAACCTAATATTAACCGTGTTTCTTGAATGCCGGTTAACCCAAACGTGGTTACTGGGTGATCAACGAAATCACTCGAATACGATCACTCGAAATACGAAGGAGAGGCGGCATGGGCCGTATCGCAGCACTTACCAGAAACCCGGTCATGATCGCGCTGGTGGCGATGCTCGCCATCGCCGGTTGCGCCTCGAAGAAGACGCCGAACAGCGCCGCTGATCTCGGCCTCAACGGCGCGGGTGCCGCAACGCCCGGCTCGGCGCAGGACTTCACCGTCAACATCGGCGACCGCATCTTCTTCGACACGGACTCGTCCTCGATCCGCGCCGATGCGCAGACGACGCTCGCCCGGCAGGCGCAGTGGCTGAACCAGTACAAGCAGTATGCCATCGTCGTCGAAGGCCATGCCGACGAACGCGGCACGCGCGAATACAATCTGGCACTCGGCGCCCGCCGCGCCGCCGCCGCCCGCGACTTCCTCGTTTCCAAGGGTGTCGCTTCCAGCCGGCTGAAGACGATTTCCTACGGCAAGGAACGCCCTGTCGCGGTGTGCGACGACATCTCGTGCTGGTCGCAGAACCGCCGTGCGGTCACCACGCTCAGCGGCGCCGGTTCCTGATCGGCGCAGAGCCGTCCAGGCTGCGCCAGGAGAAGGCGCGGCGGTAGCGGCAGAAATGCAACACAGCTTTGCGAAAGGCGGCCCCTGCGGCCGCCTTTTTCATATCCGGCTGCCCGAAACAAAATTTGGCCGAAGTCTCGCGCCCTGCTATGAGCCGAGGGCGCTTGGCTGGTCTCATGGTGATTGGAAGGCGCGGACAACTAACGACACACGCGAGAGGCACATGCATTTGAGATCGGTTCTGAGCGGCACGCTTGCGCTGCTGCTCCTATCAGGCGTCACAGCCTCGGCTAGCGGCTTGGGGGCTGGTGGCCCGGGGCAATCAACCGGCAGCGGCTTTTCCTTCCACCTGCCGTCGATCGAGTTGCCCAGCCTGTTCGGCGACAAGAAGAAACCGGATCAGGTCCAGCTTGCGCAGCAGTCGAATGGCGCCGGCGCAACCGCGCTCGAGGATCAGCTGCGGCAGATGAACGGCAAGATCGAGGAACTCAATTTCCAGATCCTGCAGATGCAGGAACAGATCCGCAAGCAGCAGGAAGACAACGAGTTCCGCTTCCAGCAGCTCGAGGGCGGGGCGCAAGGCGGACAAGCACCGGCACAGAAGAAGTCGGATGCCGGCACCAACAACGACGTGGCCTCGGCCCCCGCGACCCAGGCGCCGGCCGATGCCGGCGCCGCGGCCGGCAGCGATCAGTCCGCCGGCGGCAAGACGGTCGAGGACGTCATCGTCGAATCGCCCGATGGCGACCCGGGCAAGGTGATCCCTGGAAAGGGAGCGCCGGAAAAGACCTTTGGTTCCATCACCGTCGACAAGAACGGCAATGT harbors:
- the tolB gene encoding Tol-Pal system beta propeller repeat protein TolB produces the protein MKSILKPLLMVAAMAMGMTAASTLPALALVELNVNKGNVEPLPIAITDFQGGDALGAQISQIITADLKRSGLFAPIDKSAFIEKISNPDAAPRFDDWKVINAQALVTGSVSKEADGRIRAQYRLWDTFAGQQMSGEQFFANDANQRRVAHIIADAIYERLTGEKGYFDTRVVFIDESGAKNARKKRLAIMDQDGANVRYLSDGRSIVLTPRFSPNRQEITYMSYESGQPRVYLLQIETGQRELVGNFPGMTFAPRFSPDGQKVIMSLLRDDGNSNIFAMDLRSRSTTRLTNSTAIDTSPSYSPDGSKVVFTSDRGGRAQIYVMGADGSGQTRISFGDGVYSTPVWSPRGDLIAFTKQTGGEFQIGVMKTDGSGERILSSGFQQEGPTWAPNGRVLMFFRDANGGPKLISVDLTGRNEQPIPTSNFASDPAWSPLLE
- a CDS encoding four helix bundle protein, producing the protein MEKQGGYVGRAKDLEVYKRAYAVSLEIHKATLAFPKIEQYALADQLRRSIAPFEQGDLRQSG
- a CDS encoding four helix bundle protein; the protein is MRSPINCADQLRRSSKAICANLAEGFAKQPHSKAEFARFISMAMGSCSEVETWISYASDLEYISKTQLDRWQQFYSHIYGMLVNLRAALK
- the pal gene encoding peptidoglycan-associated lipoprotein Pal, translated to MGRIAALTRNPVMIALVAMLAIAGCASKKTPNSAADLGLNGAGAATPGSAQDFTVNIGDRIFFDTDSSSIRADAQTTLARQAQWLNQYKQYAIVVEGHADERGTREYNLALGARRAAAARDFLVSKGVASSRLKTISYGKERPVAVCDDISCWSQNRRAVTTLSGAGS
- the ybgF gene encoding tol-pal system protein YbgF; the protein is MHLRSVLSGTLALLLLSGVTASASGLGAGGPGQSTGSGFSFHLPSIELPSLFGDKKKPDQVQLAQQSNGAGATALEDQLRQMNGKIEELNFQILQMQEQIRKQQEDNEFRFQQLEGGAQGGQAPAQKKSDAGTNNDVASAPATQAPADAGAAAGSDQSAGGKTVEDVIVESPDGDPGKVIPGKGAPEKTFGSITVDKNGNVIDAGGNTQATAPAQDAAPATGAPAKAGKSDGTVVAALPATNDPEELYRNSYQFILSGDYGTAEQGFRDHISRFPRDAKTADAHYWLGESLLGQQKFRDAAEVFLAASKDYPKAKKAPDMLLKLGVSLVGLKQHDVACATFGEIGKRYPDISSALKERVKQEKALAAC